GCCAAACAAACCTCGGAGAGATCAAACCCTGAGCGGTGAACCACGCTGCCTAGCATCAGACTTTCAAAACTTGGCATGCCCCAGGGCGGGCAGGGACTTTGCTGTACCATTACAAGGTATAGGGTGACTGTGAACTGCGATACAGGTGCCACAGGGGGTCCCATCAGCCTTACTCTGCTAGATGTGGAAAGACTGTCACACTAACTCTTGTTACCCCCTGTCTTCCTTGCACTCTGAGCCCAACTAGGTCCCTTAACTGTTTACCTGCTGTCCGGTTCTATTTACTATGGGGACATGCTGGATACCAGCTGCAACACACTAAGCCCCTACAATCACAGCCATATGCCTTTCTGTTTTAAGCTGCAACACCTTGAGTACTTTCATACTTGTCCATTTGCCTGCAGGTCTCTGCTAAGTTAGCTTGTACCCTTTGGCAGGTGCTGTCAACACCAAAATTTAATAAATTGGATGTGTCCTTTCTATGTCAAGCATCTAAGATATACCATTAATATTAATCTACATATACTTAATCGTTTgtgttatcattttatttttatttaatattactctGCAGTGCATATTAGCGCGTAAACGAATCATAACATACCAAGCACTATGTACCTCCCGCTGAGCTTACCCAGCTAGTTAATTTATCTTTTGAAAATTCTAGACAGCAGGATGTACATCTCTTCATTGATTATTGTTTTAGCTAGGCTTGaaacatatgtaaataaatgtctatgtttttctcttttctcttacAAAACTAAACTTGTGCTGTATACTCATATGCCACGTTATATTTTAACTGTTCGTTACCTTGctgcttgtgactgctattgtggctgaacaagcctgTTGTTATAccgtgcacgacaaaaataaagaataaaaaaaaaaagtgtttgagtgcggctctatgtatgagtgtgtgagcaTGGGATTCTGAATAACAGAAAGCTTTACACGTCTGCTACTGTGTCATTGAATGGTGCAGTAAGTGTGTGTCAATATGACTGACACGGTGGCCAATATGATCATAACCGATACATTGGAATAAAAAGTGGCAATAGAAAATAAAGTTCCACTGTTCATTCCATTGGAGCGAACAAAAATGTGGTGtggatatttattttaaataggtGTCTACTTATTTGCATATTGAACAGAGCATTCTGGGAGAGGTATAGACACACAAACTTTTAAAGCTGCTGGGTCTGAGGAAGACTTTGTGTCTTGCTTTTTGGATATGTAAATGTAAAACAGTACAATGTAGAATTAACTTAAATCAGTTGATTTGATCACTCTTCTTGATTTCACCATGACTTTAATAATGCTTACCTAATacttataaaaataaatcaaattcagAATTAAATGCCATACATACATAGCTACATAGGCCTGCTTCCTGCTTAGAGGTGCAAAATCTAGCACCATTTATAAAAtgctggaaaaaaacaacaacaaactaactaactaactgcAAAACACAGACAGGCATTCCCACAGTCCGCCTAACTGATTACAGTGAGCTGAAGAGGTTTGATTTCTCCGAGTGCTCCTTTAGTCGTGCGTTGAGTATTTGAAGACTGATATGGATAGTGTATGCAATAACCAAGGTACACTGATATCCCATGCTTTTTATTTTCCTGtgctatcatttaaaaaaatgcaacttAAAGGGTCGTTAGCGCCGCATATTTCTTTACAAAAGTgacataaaatgttaaaaataaaaataattactttgTTGGATTAATCTGAAAAAAGCAGTATACCTCATATTTTGGaacaaacagtgtaaaaaaaaatcatgttttttcagAAATCGAGATTGACGTCCTTAATCATGTCGGAAGATGAGGATGAAGGGTGTTGGAACAAACTGGAGCGTCATCGTGTAAAGCTAATCTCCATCATAGACCCAAACAGGATCACGCCGTACCTAAGGCAGTGTCGCGTCCTCAGCAGCGATGATGAAGAGCAAGTTTTTAATGACCCCAATCTTGTCATCCGAAAAAGGAAAGTCGGTGAGTCCTGCCTAAATAACAACCTGCATCAATAGATATATCACCACATACACCATCACGTAATCACCGCACACACCACCACGAAATCACCGCATACACCATCACGTAATCACCGCACACACCACCACGAAATCACTGCATACACCATCACGTAATCACCGCATACACCATCACGTAATCACCGCACACACCACCACGAAATCACTGCATACACCATCACGAAATCACCACATACACCATCACGTAATCACCGCACACACCACCACGAAATCACCGCATACACCATCACGAAATCACCGCATACACCATCACGAAATCACCGCATACACCATCACGAAATCACCGCATACACCATCACGAAATCACCGCACACACCATCACGAAATCACTGCATACACCATCACGAAATCACCGCATACACCATCACGTAATCACCGCACACACCACCACGAAATCACTGCATACACCATCACGAAATCACCACATACACCATCACGTAATCACCGCACACACCACCACGAAATCACCGCATACACCATCACGAAATCACCGCATACACCATCACGAAATCACCGCATACACCATCACGAAATCACAGCATACACCATCACGAAATCACTGCATACACCACCACGAAATCACTGCATACACCACCACGAAATCACCGCATACACCACCACGAAATCACCACACACATCACCATGAAATCACAGCATACACCATCACGAAATCACCGCATACACCATCACGTAATCACCACATACACCATCACGAAATCACCGCATACACCATCACGAAATCACAGCATACACCATCACGAAATCACAGCATACACCATCACGTAATCACCGCATACACCATCACGAAATCACCACATACACCATCACGTAATCACCACACACACCATCACGAAATCACTGCATACACCATCACGAAATCACCGCATACACATCACGTAATCACCACACACACCACCACGAAATCACCGCATACACCATCACGTAATCACCGCATACACATCACGTAATCACCACACACACCACCACGTAATCACCGCATACACCATCACGTAATCACCACACACACCACCACGAAATCACCGCATACACCACCACAAAATCACCGCATACACCATCACGAAATCACCGCATACACCATCACGAAATCACCGCATACACCATCACGAAATCACCACATACACCACCACGAAATCACCGCATACACCATCACGAAATCACCACATACACCATCACGTAATCACCACACACACCACCACGAAATCACCGCATACACCATCACGTAATCACCACATACACCATCACGAAATCACCACATCGCCGTGTCTGGGCTTTTCGTGAAAAAGTAGAAATGTAAAATCTGTGTCCCCTAAAACATGCAGGTGTCGCTTCGGTAAGCAAGGAAATGCGGAGAATTGATGAAGGATTTAAAGATTTTAAACCAGGACAGCTGTTTGGGGGAATTGTTCTTGTAAAATTATTTTGTCCTAAATATAGGTGAAATCTCACTTAAATGCAGGAGACTTAATTAAAAAGCCCAGCCGTAATAAATTCTGTGAGGTCTGATATCCGGACCTTTTTAATACCTCACTGAGAGAGGCATTACAGAGAGTTTTGTTGATGGGTTGCTACATTGTGGAATTGTCTCTGAGTTAGTGTTTTAGGATGTCTAATGTCTGATTGGCACCCGCCCCCCTTCACCCCTCCTGCTTATCCTGCAAACATTCTTTATTGTATTGATACAGGTGTGCTTCTGGATATTCTGCAGAGGACTGGGTGTAAGGGATACGTAGCATTTCTCGAAAGTCTGGAATTGTACTACCCACATCTGTTCAAGAAAATTACTGGGAGCGAACCTACGCGTGTCTTCTCAATGATCATTGGTAAAGCCTAGCGCCTGGTAGCTGTCTGTACATGTTTCACTTTGTTCCTGTATCTCTGCGTTTGTTTTTGTGATTCACTCCTACAGAGCGTCTGCCGGGAATCGATGAGTTGCCTATCAAACGAGGTGCTTACTGGAAGGGAGTCATATCAATTTGGAGGAGTATTCTAATATTGCTAGTATGCTAATATTGAAAAACATTGCTAACTAAATCAAAGTGCTAACATTtggagcaatcaccatagaaaccaaatGATGTTCCCTTTAATTCATTGTCTGATATATTCCACTGTTCTGTTTGGAATACGTTAACAAATCTCCCACAATCTCTTACTCCTTAGCCCATTCAATGCCCTTTGTGAATGCGCAATACTGTAATGTCCcctgtaaaattaaaatattatttgtcTCCTCTAATTTCTGGTTTAACCCACCCTAAATTCTAAACCGATCCCCCCCATTTACTATTAGTTGTTTATTTACTATACTATGGACTTAGTCCACCAATTTTTCCATTCTATTTCTGATTATTCGATAACACTGGTGGTCTGGTAACTAGTTATCTCCTCACTGCCCCCTTGTGGTGCCAAGTACGATATGCAGGGTAGTGACTGAGAAACTCACTTTATGTAGCTCTCTGACATTGAATTCTGTACAGTATGTGCAAATAAAACCCTTGGTTGTTTATTGATGTGATGGAAATATAGATAGTTAATTTGGTAAAAATGATCTGTCTGCAATACCTGTTCATACCTCAGGAATGAAGATCAATACCCAAAccgtcaaaaaacaaaacaaaataagtcCCATTACGTGTGGTAAATGTAACGTGTATTTACCAGGATGTGTGCAAGGATACCACAAggtcattaaaaataaattatttaaatttcGATATGACAGAACATTCCTACATTTCGAGATTATTCATTGTCTCCAGTGGAGAGATGTGGTCCGTTGATAGACAATGGGAACTGGCTTGGCCAAAACCGATATATATTCCCTGTGATCTGGTCAGATAGACAATGTGTCTACTTCTTTCTTAGAATGTAATCAAGTGTTCCCACCAGATTCCTCCGCAATCCTTCCCACTGAAGCGAGATTTCCAATCAGTTTATGGAGACACATGATGTTCTATCTTTGTCACACATCCTTTCCTTTTCCTGAAACTAGTGTTTGCTCTGTAGATACAGCCGGTGAATCCAGCCTGACCCAACTTCTCATGAATGAGATGTTGAAACttcagcaggtcatccaggaggAGAGGCAGAATTACAAGCAGCTACATGCGTTGCTTTGTGAGAAGGAGGACAAAATCCGGCAGATGCAAGTCAAAGACAGCGAGCTGAAGAAGCACCAGGAGAGGGTCCAGAAGATGAAAGAAGAGAGGGATAACTTCAACAAAGAGCTAAAAAAGTGCAAGGATGAAAACTACGACCTGGCGATGCGCTTTGCCAGCCAGAGTGAAGAGAAGAATTCTGCTCTGATGAAGAACAGAGATTTACAACTCGAGGTAACTTTCTCTGAGAATGGGTAAGGGCATCTCACATGTCAAATGCAGAAAAAATAAGCAGTAAATATTCAGCGACTCTCTCTAATTTCTCCAGAATTTACACGATTGACACATGATACTAAGTGTTCTTGTATATTAAaatgtacattaaccccttaaggactcttgccatgtgtgacatgtcatgattccctttttttccagaagtttggtccttaaggggttaaaagcccccGCCCTCCCCACAATAATACGTGGGACGAGTTAATTTCCAGTACTGGAAAAAACGCAAACTAATGTTTGCTGACACACATTGCAAATTCTGTTCAGAGAGAGAATTTTAGTTGATTAGCGTTACCTGATCTTCTAAACTTCAATACTGCCCCcaatactgtttttttgttttttttttaattatcaaccTCGTAAAAGGGAATAATCACTTCTTAGGATTTGTAATATTCTGTTTATTTATCcctatttttaaacaaatatgtatttttaaaaaactggaaaaaagtaGAAATCCACACCACTTTCTCCTGCAACTGGATGCCTCTATACGGTCATCCATATTTCTctctgtttgaaaaaaaaaaatcactttgtaAATGGTCAGCCTGTCCTGATATTTgacattttaaagaaatgttCAAAGAGAGAAATATAAAACCGTCATTTTTTCGAGCAGGGTGTGTCTGTGACTTGCACGATACAAAATGTGTTTGTCTCATAGCTGACAAGACGCGCTCTCTTTTCCGCAGATTGATATGCTGAAACACAGTCTGATGAAGGCCGAGGATGACTGTAAACTGGAGAGAAAACAAACCTCGAAGCTAAAGCATGCCATAGAGAAACGACCCAGCCAAGATGTCATCTATGAACTGCAAAGAGAGAATGAGCTTCTCAAATCAAAAATCCAGGAGTTGGATGTCCCACTGCAAGTAAGTTATCAAATCCAGGCACCAACCCCTACTTCCATATCTTAACTATGTAAAGGCCACATTCATTGGGTGCTGTCAGTATGTAAGCAGGTTAAAGGGTAACTTGAAGCACCATGAGCATTTCAGTGttctgaagtggtcatgttgcctggagtctgtatgtgccgtGTCTCACTTTGAAATGCGGCACATGTGGcatttaacccctctgctgccagagTTTTAACTCCACCTACGGCCATGGCGGTGGCCAATACCAAGAGAACAAGACGTCCAGGCTGGCTAGTGTCAATTCTGTGAATATTCCTGTGCACAGAATTGCATTGATTGGTTAAGTGTGGGCAGCTGAGGCTCTCTTCCAATTAACATGTCTGCAGAATCCAGATGTCGTCACTTGCCACTGGAGTACAGTCTGCCCTTGGCAGAGAAAACTGTTGCCCCATTATCTGGGTCCATGGACAGGCACGGTGCAAGGATTTTGTTGCTGCCTCCCCCCAAATAAAATGCATCTTCAGCTGTGTGTTAACCCCTATTTTGAATGTCTtactccctttagtgtatctaATCCCCCATTGTCCCCTTAGTGTGTCTTTCCCCCAGCCCTTTTTGTGTGTCATTACTCCTTCCGCCCATCTATGTGTCTGTTTCTCCCCCAACCCCtcgtgtttctttcttcccctccgcCCCTCGTGTTTCTTTTTCCCCCTCACTTCCTCTTGTATGTTTTTTCCCCCCTCAACTCttcttgtgtgtctttctccctcaTAGTCCctattgtgtgtctttctccctcaTAGTCCctattgtgtgtctttctccccctcagcccctattgtgtctttctccccctcagtCCCTCTTGTTTGTCTTACTCTCCCTCATCCGGTATTGTATGTCTTTCTC
This DNA window, taken from Pelobates fuscus isolate aPelFus1 chromosome 9, aPelFus1.pri, whole genome shotgun sequence, encodes the following:
- the CARD9 gene encoding caspase recruitment domain-containing protein 9 isoform X2, whose product is MSEDEDEGCWNKLERHRVKLISIIDPNRITPYLRQCRVLSSDDEEQVFNDPNLVIRKRKVGVLLDILQRTGCKGYVAFLESLELYYPHLFKKITGSEPTRVFSMIIDTAGESSLTQLLMNEMLKLQQVIQEERQNYKQLHALLCEKEDKIRQMQVKDSELKKHQERVQKMKEERDNFNKELKKCKDENYDLAMRFASQSEEKNSALMKNRDLQLEIDMLKHSLMKAEDDCKLERKQTSKLKHAIEKRPSQDVIYELQRENELLKSKIQELDVPLQRVNKEGMSEKIKLYVQTLEDERRQAMEQYQDMVNNMYTLKMSLRRAEDLRDKHLETKEVLELQCTTLRKDSEMYKQRIESILQQMEEVCLERNQAIATREQFHMQYSKGLLEKDTYRKQLRELGEKCDDLQIQLIRREGQLLALETKLKRLETPVLSSDLEDISSRSSQESTMKNCSDENHLQTNIAAPTALCRSTLQRQTAD
- the CARD9 gene encoding caspase recruitment domain-containing protein 9 isoform X1, translated to MSEDEDEGCWNKLERHRVKLISIIDPNRITPYLRQCRVLSSDDEEQVFNDPNLVIRKRKVGVLLDILQRTGCKGYVAFLESLELYYPHLFKKITGSEPTRVFSMIIDTAGESSLTQLLMNEMLKLQQVIQEERQNYKQLHALLCEKEDKIRQMQVKDSELKKHQERVQKMKEERDNFNKELKKCKDENYDLAMRFASQSEEKNSALMKNRDLQLEIDMLKHSLMKAEDDCKLERKQTSKLKHAIEKRPSQDVIYELQRENELLKSKIQELDVPLQRVNKEGMSEKIKLYVQTLEDERRQAMEQYQDMVNNMYTLKMSLRRAEDLRDKHLETKEVLELQCTTLRKDSEMYKQRIESILQQMEEVCLERNQAIATREQFHMQYSKGLLEKDTYRKQLRELGEKCDDLQIQLIRREGQLLALETKLKRLETPVLSSDLEDISSRSSQESTMKNCSDENHLQTNIEEEAEQGENSENLVETSETKQNLHRPLCVDPLYRGRRRINNSFEDNRRKRALKIKNNAEVEFYTTESDTDGSP